A single Populus alba chromosome 7, ASM523922v2, whole genome shotgun sequence DNA region contains:
- the LOC118040294 gene encoding probable methyltransferase PMT26 → MALGKYSRVDNRRQNSSYCSTVTITVFVGFCLVGVWMMTSSSVVPGQGVDVPAQENKNEVKQQVPESNEINPKQPEDSPGDLPEDATQGDSSTPEEKPEEKPKEIPEEKPEEIPEEKPEEKPEEKLEEKQEEKLEDKPEEKPEEKSNEDTKSDDGSTTETQNGGTNAEDGDTKINNGETNTKDGGTKPDDGESNAAGQGDSEENSTEKKPGTDETETKLGENTGEGEDGETGNDKIDEKVDQKDSKEADKSSDGQANNQSSGELLPSGAQSELLNETTTQSGSWSTQSAESKNEKETQKSSNQQGGYNWKLCNVTAGPDYIPCLDNWQKIRSLHSTKHYEHRERHCPEEPPTCLVPLPEGYKRPIEWPTSREKIWYHNVPHTKLAQIKGHQNWVKVTGEFLTFPGGGTQFKHGALHYIDFINESVPGIAWGKQTRVILDVGCGVASFGGYLFDRDVLAMSFAPKDEHEAQVQFALERGIPAISAVMGTKRLPYPGRVFDAVHCARCRVPWHIEGGKLLLELNRVLRPGGFFVWSATPVYQKLAEDVEIWQAMTELTKAMCWELVSINKDTINGVGVATYRKPTSNDCYEQRSKQEPPLCEASDDPNAAWNVPLQACMHKVPVDSLERGSQWPEQWPARLGKAPYWMLSSQVGVYGKPAPEDFTADYEHWKRVVSNSYLLGIGINWSSVRNAMDMRSVYGGFAAALKELNVWVMNVITVDSPDTLPIIYERGLFGIYHDWCESFSTYPRSYDLLHADHLFSKVKKRCSMEAVFAEVDRILRPEGKLIVRDNVETINELENMARSMQWEVRMTYSKDKEGLLCVQKSMWRPRESETLTFAIA, encoded by the exons ATGGCGTTAGGAAAATATAGCCGGGTAGACAATAGAAGGCAAAATTCGAGTTACTGCTCGACAGTGACAATCACGGTGTTTGTGGGTTTCTGCTTGGTTGGGGTATGGATGATGACATCGTCTTCTGTGGTTCCTGGACAAGGTGTTGATGTTCCTGCCCAGGAAAACAAGAATGAGGTGAAGCAACAAGTTCCTGAGAGCAATGAAATCAATCCTAAGCAACCTGAGGATAGCCCGGGTGATTTGCCTGAGGATGCAACACAAGGAGACAGCAGTACACCTGAAGAGAAGCCCGAAGAGAAGCCCAAGGAGATTCCTGAAGAGAAGCCCGAGGAGATTCCTGAAGAGAAGCCGGAGGAGAAGCCAGAAGAGAAGCTGGAGGAGAAGCAAGAAGAGAAGCTTGAGGACAAGCCAGAAGAGAAGCCTGAGGAAAAATCTAATGAAGATACCAAGTCCGATGATGGGTCAACTACTGAGACACAAAATGGAGGAACTAATGCAGAGGATGGTGACACTAAAATCAACAATGgagaaacaaacacaaaagaTGGAGGGACAAAGCCAGATGATGGTGAAAGTAATGCAGCTGGACAAGGAGATTCTGAGGAGAATTCAACGGAGAAGAAACCTGGTACTGATGAGACTGAAACAAAATTGGGCGAGAATACTGGTGAAGGTGAGGATGGGGAAACAGGGAATGATAAGATAGATGAGAAGGTGGATCAGAAAGATAGTAAGGAGGCGGATAAAAGTTCTGATGGGCAGGCCAACAACCAGAGTTCAGGTGAGTTACTTCCTTCAGGGGCTCAGTCAGAGCTTTTGAATGAAACGACCACTCAGAGCGGTTCGTGGTCAACTCAGTCAGCAGAGTCAAAGAATGAGAAGGAAACTCAAAAGTCTTCTAATCAACAAGGGGGGTACAATTGGAAACTGTGCAATGTCACTGCTGGGCCTGATTACATCCCATGTCTTGACAATTGGCAAAAAATTAGGAGTCTTCATTCTACAAAGCACTACGAACATAGAGAGAGGCACTGTCCTGAAGAACCCCCAACCTGTCTTGTTCCTCTTCCTGAAGGATATAAACGCCCAATTGAGTGGCCTACAAGCAGGGAAAAG ATATGGTACCATAATGTTCCCCACACCAAGCTTGCACAAATTAAGGGGCATCAAAACTGGGTGAAAGTTACTGGTGAATTCCTCACTTTCCCTGGTGGTGGAACCCAGTTTAAGCATGGCGCTCTTCATTACATTGACTTCATAAATGAG TCTGTGCCTGGCATTGCATGGGGAAAACAAACCCGTGTGATATTGGATGTTGGATGTGGAGTTGCTAGCTTTGGAGGATATCTCTTTGACAGAGATGTTCTAGCAATGTCATTTGCCCCTAAAGATGAGCATGAAGCCCAAGTACAATTTGCTCTTGAAAGAGGAATCCCAGCTATATCAGCTGTGATGGGAACAAAGAGGCTTCCCTACCCTGGCAGAGTTTTTGATGCTGTTCATTGTGCGCGCTGTAGAGTACCGTGGCATATTGAAG GTGGCAAACTTCTTCTGGAGCTGAATCGTGTGTTGCGACCTGGTGGTTTCTTTGTGTGGTCTGCTACTCCTGTTTATCAGAAGCTAGCTGAAGATGTTGAAATTTGGCAAG CCATGACTGAACTAACAAAAGCTATGTGCTGGGAACTTGTGTCTATTAACAAGGACACAATTAATGGAGTGGGTGTAGCTACATACAGGAAGCCTACTTCCAATGACTGCTATGAGCAAAGATCAAAACAAGAGCCTCCACTTTGTGAAGCATCTGATGATCCAAACGCAGCCTG GAATGTGCCCCTGCAAGCATGTATGCATAAGGTGCCTGTAGATTCACTGGAACGTGGGTCTCAATGGCCAGAGCAATGGCCGGCAAGGTTGGGTAAAGCACCTTATTGGATGTTGAGTTCCCAAGTTGGGGTTTATGGTAAACCAGCACCAGAAGATTTCACTGCAGATTATGAGCACTGGAAGCGGGTGGTCTCCAATTCATATCTACTTGGAATTGGAATAAACTGGTCATCTGTGAGAAATGCCATGGACATGAGATCTGTTTATGGAGG TTTCGCTGCAGCTCTGAAGGAGTTGAATGTGTGGGTCATGAATGTGATCACAGTAGACTCGCCAGATACTCTACCTATAATTTATGAACGTGGGCTGTTTGGAATTTATCATGATTGGTGTGAATCATTTAGCACTTATCCTAGATCTTATGATCTTCTCCATGCGGACCATCTATTCTCCAAGGTTAAAAAGAg GTGCAGTATGGAGGCTGTATTTGCGGAAGTTGATAGAATTCTGAGGCCGGAAGGGAAGCTCATTGTCCGGGACAATGTTGAGACCATTAATGAGCTGGAGAACATGGCAAGGTCTATGCAGTGGGAGGTTCGTATGACCTACTCTAAGGACAAGGAAGGATTGCTGTGTGTCCAGAAATCCATGTGGCGACCCAGAGAGTCAGAGACACTCACTTTTGCTATTGCTTAA